The sequence GCTATGCTAGAGAAAAAGGAAGTGCAGACTCCAAAGAAAAAGCACGGGAATATTCCGCTTTGATTTACTAGAGTTTCTTGGTGAAGTAATTGTAGAAATATAATACAAATATCTTCTAAAAAGCTTCACCACTAATCTGGGTATGCCTAGTTTTGCACAATGCAAAAAGAAACCCAGAAACCTAATTTTGAGTTTATAGCATTGATGGCTGCATTGATGTCAATCGTAGCACTGGCAATTGATGCTATTTTACCTGCGCTATCAAATATTGGAGTGGCCATAAATAGTCTGGACCCCATAGATCATCAATTGTTGATCACCATGATTTTTTTGGGACTTGGAGTAGGGCAACTGTTCTTTGGGCCATTGTCTGATAGTTATGGCAGAAAGCCAATGGTTTATTTAGGTTTCACCTTATTTGTAATAGCCAGTATCATCTGTTTATTTGCCCCTTCATTAGAAATAATGGTTTTGGGGAGAATTTTACAAGGAATTGGTCTTTCAGGCCCAAGAACGCTCGCCATATCGATTATTAGAGATACCTACAAAGGGGATTATATGGCGAAAGTAATGTCCTTTGTGGTTGCTTTTTTCATTTTAATACCAGTTGTTGCCCCGGCTATAGGTAAAGTCATTCTCGACAATTTTGGATGGAAAGCAATTTTTTACATTCAATTGATTTTTGGACTTATTGTCTGTTTTTGGTTTTGGAAAAGACAAGCAGAAACACTTCGCCCCGAATATAAAATTCCAATTTCCAGTAGTGTGTTCATTGATGGTGCAAGGGAGTTTTTAAAGTATAGGGAGACTATTGTTTATACTTTAATGTCAGGTATGGTTACAGGAGCTTTTTTGGTATATTTAAGTGCGGCACAGCATGTTTTTGAAAATCAATATGGATTGAAAGAAGCGTTTCCGTATATTTTTGCCGGGTTGGCAATCTCCATAGGGCTTTCCACATTATTAAACGGTACGTTGGTAATGAAATTTGGCATGAGGAAGCTATCACGGTTAGCACTTATTGCTTTTTGCGCTATAGCAATTTTGTATTCCCTTCTATTCTGGAATTCACCAAACCCCAGTATTTTTGTTTTGGTCGGTTTTCTTTCGGCACAGTTCTTTTGCTTAGGTTTTATGTGGGGAAATTACCGTTCCATAGCTATGGAACCAATAGGTCATATTGCTGGCATCGGTGCAGCTATTAATGGTTTTGTTTCAACCTTGTTAGCCATACCCATTGCAACATTTATAGGAGATTTTGTTGAAGATAGTGTCTGGCCGCTCTTTGCTGGCTTGGCTGTCTGTGGGCTATTTTCATTGCTTACTTTATTGATGGCTAAAAAGCCAAAAAAAGTTGCGGCAGCCTAGTTGTCTTTTGGGAAAAAGACCTCACCACTGCATGAATCTTCTCTTGCACCTGTTACCGAGCTCAATACGTTGACTTTATCCTCTAAACGAAGTACTCCCATTAAAGCAAAAACTAGTGCTTCCTTGAATGAAATAAGTGTTTTAGAAAGGATAATGATATCTATTGATGCTCCAAGCTTTTCTTTCAACGTGTCGATAAAAAAATGATTTAAAGCCCCACCTCCTGCAACGAATAATTTACTACGCGGTTTTGTGGCATGTTTATGGACTTCTATAGCAATTTGTTCGCAATTATGATGAATAAATGTATGGAGTAAATTAATGTGGGAAGCACCCGAATCTTCAATCAATGGAACAATTTGTTCCGTAAACAGCTCGTAACCTGTAGATTTGGGATAAGGCAACTTATAATATTCTAATTGATTAAGCTTTCTAGCTAGTGGTTTATCTACCCTTCCGCTTCTGGCCAATTTGCCTCCTTCA is a genomic window of Flagellimonas sp. CMM7 containing:
- a CDS encoding multidrug effflux MFS transporter, with product MQKETQKPNFEFIALMAALMSIVALAIDAILPALSNIGVAINSLDPIDHQLLITMIFLGLGVGQLFFGPLSDSYGRKPMVYLGFTLFVIASIICLFAPSLEIMVLGRILQGIGLSGPRTLAISIIRDTYKGDYMAKVMSFVVAFFILIPVVAPAIGKVILDNFGWKAIFYIQLIFGLIVCFWFWKRQAETLRPEYKIPISSSVFIDGAREFLKYRETIVYTLMSGMVTGAFLVYLSAAQHVFENQYGLKEAFPYIFAGLAISIGLSTLLNGTLVMKFGMRKLSRLALIAFCAIAILYSLLFWNSPNPSIFVLVGFLSAQFFCLGFMWGNYRSIAMEPIGHIAGIGAAINGFVSTLLAIPIATFIGDFVEDSVWPLFAGLAVCGLFSLLTLLMAKKPKKVAAA